One window of the Eucalyptus grandis isolate ANBG69807.140 chromosome 8, ASM1654582v1, whole genome shotgun sequence genome contains the following:
- the LOC104416223 gene encoding putative calcium-transporting ATPase 13, plasma membrane-type: protein MTSILRGGSSIPHYEVSLPLLTMYKFAQRWRLAFAAIYCSRALLAASIDQSQLGTLTPSCTSISIPDEALTFQIDQSQLTRLVNDKNLNCLREFGGINRVASALETDVSDGISGEQDDITRRQNTFGVNKFKRPTEGFFHFLLQAFKDLTHLTLLVCAGLSPGLAIKEKGVKEGSYSGGSPIFAVFFVIMVSAVSKYHQNRQFHKLRGASANILIHVIRKGRQQQVSRSKIVVGDVICLKIGDQVPADGLFIGGHSLQVDESIMTGESDPIEVNSIENPFLFSRTKVAHGDARMLVTSVGMNTMWGEMMSSINRCSSEQTPLQAQLNKLTSSISKVGLAVNFLVLVDLLIRYFTGTKQDEKRKPGVVQGQKMDDNIIKSVGNIIETTVTVVGVAIPEGLPLAVTLTLAYSMKRMMADQVMVRKLWAFEKMALATTICTDKTGTLTNQMEVTKFCVGQDSVAENTYYSASKYVLDLIQDGVALNTAGSVYKPTSGPKYNFSGSPIEKAILSWAVSQLSMDTEETKKRCKVIQVEAFNSQNKRSGVLIKKSGDDKFHVHWKGAAEMVLAMCSCFYDGSGIERDLDEDKRARCEQIIQGMAESSLTCIAFAHKQVPEEAAKEREDGKKIQEDGLTLLGLVGINNLCRPDVKSAVQACQEAGVNIKMITGDNIITAKAIAVECGILKPGDDNETIMEGDKFRSYTPEERLLRVEKIRVIARSLPSDKLLMVECLKQKGHVVAITGDGTNDALALKKADIGISMGIQETEFTEESSDIIILNGNFASVAKLLQWSRCVYDNIQKFIQFQLTVNVAGLLFNFVAVVSSGDVPLTAIQLIWVNLIMDILGAFALSTERPTKELMEKPPVGLTEPLITNVMWGNLVGQAIYQVAILLTLQFKGKSIFGVDKAMKRTLMFNTFVLCQVFNEFNARKLKKKNVFGGIHKNKLFLGIIFVTMVLQVVMVEFLKRFAGTERLSWGQWGTCLGIAAVSWPIGWVVKCIPIPDTPIFSYLGSKSKKLVRKIVHRQYFIGFRNHNRI, encoded by the exons ATGACGAGCATTCTCCGTGGTGGCAGCTCCATCCCCCATTATGAGGTCTCTCTCCCCTTGCTCACTATGTACAAGTTTGCCCAGCGATGGCGTTTGGCCTTCGCAGCCATCTATTGCTCCCGAGCCCTCCTCGCTGCCTCTATTGATCAGTCACAGCTCGGAACGCTCACTCCTTCCTGCACTTCGATTTCGATCCCCGATGAGGCTCTGA CTTTCCAGATTGATCAGTCACAGCTCACCAGGCTGGTCAATGACAAGAACCTCAACTGCCTCAGAGAATTCGGCGGCATCAACAGAGTCGCCTCCGCCCTTGAAACTGATGTCTCTGATGGAATTAGCGGTGAACAGGATGACATCACTCGCAGGCAAAACACATTCGGCGTCAACAAATTCAAGCGGCCCACCGAGGGCTTCTTCCACTTTTTGCTCCAGGCTTTTAAGGACCTCACGCACCTGACTCTTCTTGTTTGCGCTGGGCTTTCGCCCGGGCTTGCGATCAAGGAGAAGGGGGTCAAGGAAGGCAGCTACAGCGGCGGGAGCCCAATCTTCGCAGTTTTCTTTGTGATCATGGTGTCCGCTGTGAGCAAATACCACCAGAACCGGCAGTTCCATAAATTGCGTGGGGCTAGCGCTAATATTCTCATCCATGTGATAAGAAAGGGTCGGCAGCAGCAAGTGTCCAGATCCAAGATAGTCGTCGGAGATGTCATTTGTCTGAAGATCGGCGATCAAGTCCCGGCAGACGGTCTGTTCATAGGCGGCCATTCCTTGCAG GTTGACGAATCAATCATGACCGGGGAGAGTGATCCCATAGAAGTGAACAGCATTGAGAATCCATTCCTGTTCTCCAGAACAAAGGTCGCTCATGGGGATGCTCGGATGCTGGTCACATCGGTCGGGATGAACACAATGTGGGGCGAGATGATGAGTTCAATCAACCGTTGCAGCAGCGAGCAGACCCCTTTACAGGCTCAGCTCAACAAGCTCACCTCGTCGATTAGCAAAGTTGGCTTGGCAGTCAATTTTCTGGTTCTTGTGGACCTGTTAATTCGCTACTTCACGGGAACAAAGCAGGATGAGAAAAGGAAACCGGGAGTCGTTCAAGGCCAAAAAATGGATGACAATATCATAAAATCCGTGGGGAACATCATAGAAACCACAGTGACAGTCGTGGGGGTCGCAATTCCTGAAGGCTTGCCGCTTGCGGTAACTCTCACTCTTGCTTATTCGATGAAGAGGATGATGGCGGATCAGGTGATGGTGAGGAAGCTTTGGGCCTTTGAGAAGATGGCGTTGGCCACCACTATTTGCACTGACAAGACCGGCACTCTGACGAACCAAATGGAGGTGACGAAATTCTGTGTCGGCCAAGACTCCGTGGCAGAAAACACGTACTACTCTGCCTCCAAGTATGTCCTGGATCTTATTCAGGATGGGGTCGCTTTGAACACCGCAGGCAGCGTCTACAAGCCAACATCAGGACCGAAGTACAATTTCTCCGGTAGTCCCATCGAGAAAGCGATTCTTTCCTGGGCAGTTTCGCAGTTGAGCATGGACACGGAGGAGACAAAGAAGAGATGTAAAGTTATCCAAGTCGAAGCCTTCAATTCGCAGAACAAAAGAAGCGGTGTCCTAATAAAGAAGAGCGGGGACGACAAATTCCATGTGCACTGGAAAGGAGCGGCAGAGATGGTCTTGGCGATGTGCTCGTGCTTCTACGATGGGTCGGGGATAGAGAGAGATCTGGACGAAGATAAAAGGGCAAGATGCGAGCAGATTATTCAGGGGATGGCAGAAAGCAGCCTCACTTGCATCGCTTTTGCTCATAAACAAGTCCCCGAGGAAGcggccaaagaaagagaagatgggaAGAAGATCCAAGAGGACGGCCTGACATTACTAGGACTTGTTGGTATTAACAACCTGTGTCGTCCCGACGTGAAGAGCGCGGTCCAAGCTTGTCAGGAGGCGGGAGTAAACATTAAGATGATAACAGGAGACAACATCATCACTGCTAAGGCCATTGCCGTGGAGTGCGGGATTCTCAAGCCCGGGGACGACAACGAGACTATCATGGAAGGAGATAAGTTCCGCAGCTACACGCCTGAGGAGAGGCTTTTGAGAGTCGAGAAAATCCGGGTCATAGCCAGATCTTTGCCTTCTGATAAGCTCCTCATGGTTGAATGCCTGAAGCAGAAAGGCCATGTGGTCGCCATCACGGGGGATGGCACGAACGATGCACTGGCCCTCAAGAAAGCCGACATCGGGATCTCAATGggcatccaagaaactgagtTCACCGAAGAGAGCTCGGACATCATCATCCTCAATGGCAACTTCGCCTCCGTGGCGAAGTTGTTGCAGTGGAGTCGATGCGTCTACGATAACATCCAGAAGTTCATTCAGTTCCAGCTCACGGTAAATGTCGCCGGCCTTCTATTCAACTTCGTGGCCGTGGTCTCCTCCGGTGACGTCCCTTTGACGGCCATCCAGCTCATATGGGTGAACCTGATCATGGACATACTTGGCGCCTTTGCCCTGTCCACAGAGCGGCCCACCAAGGAGCTCATGGAAAAGCCCCCCGTGGGCCTAACGGAGCCGCTCATCACCAACGTCATGTGGGGGAATCTGGTGGGACAAGCAATTTACCAAGTGGCCATCCTCCTGACTCTACAATTCAAGGGCAAATCGATTTTCGGCGTGGATAAGGCAATGAAGCGGACGTTGATGTTCAACACGTTCGTGCTGTGCCAAGTCTTCAATGAGTTCAATGCGAGGAAGCTCAAGAAGAAGAACGTGTTCGGGGGCATACACAAGAACAAGCTGTTCCTCGGGATCATCTTTGTGACGATGGTCCTCCAAGTGGTGATGGTCGAGTTCCTAAAGCGGTTCGCCGGCACGGAGCGGTTGAGCTGGGGACAATGGGGCACATGTCTCGGGATCGCAGCCGTGTCTTGGCCAATCGGTTGGGTCGTCAAGTGCATCCCGATCCCTGATACGCCAATCTTTAGCTACTTGGGATCGAAAAGCAAGAAGCTCGTGAGGAAAATCGTGCACAGACAATACTTTATTGGGTTTAGGAACCATAATCGGATTTAA